In Hyphomicrobiaceae bacterium, the following are encoded in one genomic region:
- a CDS encoding helicase HerA-like domain-containing protein, with product MAAEGSLKQPLLAPSLSPDKLSEAFEHSITWEDDLWRADPVDVPEIHAKARTKFTDLLTTINSGRGYHVQDRILLFHGQSGSGKTHLIRALRTASHREGRAYFGYAQMTPDVSNYADFFLRRLVHSLEKPYDPDRFGESALSRLTNKMVVDSGVISAADLEELRDAQLDDAQLARLIMRLSDDIVASERFQTREMDINIVRALLYLQRRDPRIDQRVRQYLNGRQLTPIAHEAVCALDPNSGEDRAFEIITALGALVWTVERAALVFCIDQVEDLRFFENAEERFQRALRDVIQIANRLTNSIIIISCLEDFYGQVRGMVAQSYIDRIEKSGPVLLREGRTPEEARLIIAKRLAHQAEINGAGLSFPDASAFFGPQFFEEFAGLSTRRLLEHAQTRVREATGLDQEEDDDEPEATSKPSFISTLAQALGQVSGFGVEDDTPAALSALQFREMWERFANESEAEMPADDQELVDVLSATLVLARDEWGKAIEVTVKRLELGDDLPAFDMTVRHRSGFANDVRVFLCNRPTQGGGLKRQLDKVLVSMQGKPCFMLRASDFPPNRKNQTAQAFRKFRDGGGRQLLVPIPEWERMMTVREFTAHHRGDAGMTQWLESTKPLSSLISIIHLLRLDLLGRPVPRLVQKEMDDPQGSLDGMDDVQPPSLAGEDPHPERGRPANDDDLPLSVILDENGAYGSSILSGREIGHRARPVTLNKSVLKRHAAFLGGSGSGKTTLALSLIEQLLLRGVPAVLIDRKGDLASYANPEVWRADLNDSAERKADREKLADAIDVAVYTPGRASGRPISITLLPNGINELPDHEQQLLANLSAAALGEMLHLKNSATHQKQSGVLAVALRILGALSTQEVTLADLIHLLEDEHPELTDQTQRMDPSGKLRRDLVAQLDSLRLRNSALFEGGGEPLRMESLLGLGKFARPNRTRLSVIYTGFLGDNENILFWVSQFLSEALRFCQRNPNDELQAVVMFDEADLYIPANAKPATAEPLQSLLKRARSAGLGMMLATQSPGDLDYKSRDQITSWFIGRVREDTALRKLKAAFQSESGLDPASALPGQTVGEFHLVQEGLVRAMKANRSLIGAEQVPFDRIEQLASETRGQDERQLRLFDLR from the coding sequence ATGGCCGCCGAAGGCTCGCTCAAACAGCCGCTTCTTGCGCCGTCGCTCTCTCCCGACAAGCTGAGCGAGGCTTTCGAGCACTCGATCACTTGGGAGGACGATCTGTGGCGCGCGGATCCGGTCGACGTGCCCGAGATCCATGCCAAGGCCCGCACCAAGTTCACCGACCTGCTCACCACCATCAATTCCGGCCGCGGCTATCATGTGCAGGATCGTATCCTGCTGTTTCATGGCCAATCGGGCTCAGGCAAGACGCATCTGATCCGCGCGCTGCGCACCGCAAGTCATCGCGAAGGCCGCGCCTATTTCGGCTACGCCCAGATGACGCCGGACGTTTCGAACTACGCCGACTTCTTCCTGCGCCGCCTCGTACATTCACTCGAAAAACCCTACGACCCCGACCGGTTCGGCGAGAGCGCGCTGTCGCGGCTGACCAACAAGATGGTCGTGGACTCCGGGGTCATCTCGGCCGCCGACCTGGAGGAGCTGCGCGACGCCCAGCTTGACGACGCCCAGCTTGCGCGTCTCATCATGCGGCTGTCCGACGACATCGTCGCCAGCGAGCGGTTTCAGACGCGCGAAATGGACATCAACATCGTGCGCGCCCTGCTGTATCTGCAGCGCCGCGATCCGCGCATCGACCAGCGGGTGCGCCAATATCTCAATGGCCGCCAGTTGACGCCCATCGCCCATGAGGCGGTTTGCGCTCTCGACCCGAATTCCGGCGAGGACCGCGCGTTCGAGATCATTACTGCACTGGGCGCTCTGGTCTGGACTGTCGAGCGCGCCGCGCTGGTCTTCTGCATCGATCAGGTCGAAGACCTGCGCTTTTTTGAAAATGCCGAGGAGCGGTTTCAACGTGCTCTGCGCGACGTCATTCAGATCGCCAACCGCCTGACCAACTCGATCATCATCATCTCCTGCCTGGAAGATTTCTACGGGCAGGTCCGGGGGATGGTCGCGCAGTCCTACATCGACCGCATCGAAAAGTCGGGGCCGGTGCTGCTGCGCGAAGGCCGCACGCCTGAAGAGGCGCGCCTCATCATTGCAAAGCGGCTCGCCCATCAGGCCGAAATCAACGGGGCGGGGCTGAGCTTCCCCGATGCGTCCGCTTTCTTCGGCCCGCAGTTTTTTGAAGAATTTGCCGGGCTATCGACCCGCCGGCTTCTGGAGCACGCGCAGACGCGCGTGCGTGAGGCGACAGGCCTCGACCAGGAGGAGGACGACGACGAGCCCGAAGCAACGTCGAAGCCCTCTTTCATCTCGACGCTGGCACAGGCGCTCGGCCAAGTCAGCGGTTTTGGCGTCGAGGACGATACGCCCGCCGCGCTGTCGGCCCTGCAATTCCGCGAGATGTGGGAACGCTTCGCCAACGAAAGCGAAGCAGAAATGCCCGCTGACGATCAAGAACTGGTCGATGTGTTGTCGGCAACCTTAGTGCTTGCGCGCGATGAGTGGGGCAAGGCCATCGAGGTTACGGTCAAGCGTCTTGAGCTTGGCGATGATCTCCCTGCGTTCGACATGACGGTGCGCCATCGCTCGGGCTTTGCAAACGACGTGCGCGTCTTCCTCTGCAATCGTCCGACGCAAGGCGGCGGCTTGAAGCGTCAGCTCGACAAGGTGCTGGTCTCGATGCAGGGCAAGCCGTGCTTCATGCTGCGCGCATCCGACTTCCCGCCCAACCGCAAGAACCAGACTGCGCAAGCATTCCGCAAATTCCGCGACGGCGGCGGCCGCCAGCTTCTCGTCCCCATTCCCGAGTGGGAACGGATGATGACGGTTCGTGAGTTTACCGCGCACCATCGCGGCGATGCTGGCATGACGCAGTGGCTGGAAAGCACAAAACCTCTGTCGAGCCTCATTTCGATCATTCACCTGCTGCGACTCGATCTGCTGGGCCGTCCCGTGCCGCGGCTCGTTCAAAAAGAAATGGATGACCCGCAGGGCTCGCTTGACGGGATGGACGACGTGCAGCCGCCGTCCCTGGCTGGCGAAGATCCGCATCCAGAGCGCGGCCGCCCGGCTAACGACGACGACTTACCTCTATCCGTCATTCTCGACGAGAACGGTGCTTACGGCTCAAGCATTCTTTCGGGCCGTGAAATCGGACACCGCGCCCGGCCGGTAACGCTGAACAAGAGCGTCTTGAAGCGCCACGCGGCGTTCTTGGGCGGCTCGGGCTCAGGCAAGACAACGTTGGCTTTGTCGCTCATCGAGCAGCTGTTGCTGCGCGGTGTTCCAGCGGTTCTTATCGACCGCAAGGGTGACCTTGCGAGCTACGCCAACCCGGAAGTCTGGCGCGCGGATCTCAATGACTCTGCCGAGCGCAAGGCCGACCGTGAAAAGCTCGCGGACGCGATCGACGTCGCGGTCTACACCCCTGGTCGTGCCTCAGGTCGGCCGATCTCCATTACGCTACTGCCCAACGGCATCAACGAGCTGCCAGATCACGAGCAACAACTGCTCGCCAATCTGTCAGCCGCTGCTTTGGGTGAGATGTTGCACCTGAAGAACTCCGCAACCCACCAGAAGCAGTCCGGCGTGCTTGCCGTTGCGCTGCGTATTCTGGGTGCGCTGTCTACTCAGGAAGTCACGCTCGCCGACCTCATCCACCTGCTGGAAGACGAGCATCCCGAGCTCACCGACCAGACCCAGCGCATGGACCCTTCAGGCAAGCTGCGCCGCGATCTGGTTGCGCAGCTCGACTCCCTGCGCCTGCGAAACTCGGCGCTGTTTGAAGGCGGCGGCGAACCGTTGCGGATGGAAAGCCTGCTGGGACTCGGCAAGTTTGCGCGCCCCAACCGGACACGCCTGTCGGTTATCTACACGGGCTTCCTCGGCGACAACGAGAATATTCTGTTCTGGGTTTCGCAGTTCCTCTCCGAGGCCTTGCGCTTCTGTCAGCGCAACCCGAACGACGAGCTGCAGGCTGTCGTCATGTTCGACGAAGCCGACCTTTACATTCCTGCCAACGCAAAGCCGGCCACTGCCGAGCCGCTACAGAGCTTGCTGAAGCGTGCCCGCTCCGCCGGCCTCGGTATGATGCTCGCCACTCAGTCGCCAGGCGACCTCGACTACAAGAGCCGGGATCAGATCACGAGCTGGTTCATCGGCCGCGTTCGCGAAGACACCGCTCTGCGCAAGCTGAAAGCGGCTTTCCAGTCGGAGTCCGGGCTCGATCCGGCAAGCGCTTTGCCGGGCCAGACCGTCGGCGAATTCCACCTTGTCCAGGAAGGTCTGGTGCGGGCCATGAAGGCCAATCGCTCTCTCATCGGCGCCGAGCAGGTGCCCTTCGACCGGATCGAGCAGCTCGCTTCCGAAACGCGAGGCCAGGACGAGCGCCAGCTTCGGTTGTTCGATCTGCGCTAA
- a CDS encoding transglycosylase domain-containing protein: MLPLLRLLTAIAEGIVRAPWRAARIFGQAVAFNPKLGPLRHLATAAVAYVIFALVLVYVVAPLRGIAGSMTMRDKLGYDAERWLATAIYDPKGNFVGTFDARLDSQRDVNYTDSAIELGDYVANPDHKSIPVKVVPEQYWQCLLYHEDRYLGGPLNPFGIDLLGVLKIPFSSVTRTIARHRPSLGVGGSTLPMQFARVIYKTPPSTTEGGLTKLRRKFSEWWLAPVIYRELTRGGDDTLLKQWAANHIWLAQRTGGQPLHGVEVTSRIVFGKEAKDLSIAEQFVLASAVNRPIILLEGNDRLNEVRLDRWRYITEVRARTCAEKLITDEAVKKDVVFELMALGGGPPDPKVKPKLQEALQTYAPALAKRAEANPVTRANVLLDASRFGIREEMKQLYGYAWRDYVRGVTTTFDVVENLAFRQVIDQRLSEIDGKWASRMDPAYTLDPKKVGEGKQMPDVVVVAADANGNIVRYYEGGQTAPYYGSQLARDEQSGLYDATREGRMVASTGKMIAAIAIANQGRDTIDSLYLDNEAPATGLETCLKHGHERRGRRALVAFACSLNGPLINRGALVGQPPFRKLIDGFGFAMPPASTEGGTPPSTAAVLGQIAGAPRRVHHMSAVILASLIGRGASQVRAPSLIQSYDYTFKGEGGAGIAATSPPGIVPNNLIRPSSRPLIKALLQAPLCYQSNGTSYGTLKSLSRWCATRRGDTRLHFAKTGTQVSTDPDATVDTWISGGIQFVNGAAYSYVVLVGTGTPSHPWARALHASQVATPLLDGLLDDLATHAKTHPRRDLLPKRPVPRKTPIASDAPSRGQVGSASAYRVKAMETTATLTPGEQALRSLIGQ, from the coding sequence ATGCTTCCCCTTCTCAGGCTGCTGACCGCAATTGCCGAAGGCATCGTTCGCGCACCTTGGCGTGCCGCGCGGATCTTTGGACAGGCCGTCGCCTTCAATCCCAAGCTCGGGCCGCTCCGCCATCTGGCGACAGCGGCCGTGGCCTACGTCATCTTTGCCTTGGTCCTGGTGTACGTCGTCGCGCCGCTGCGCGGCATAGCCGGTAGCATGACGATGCGCGACAAGCTCGGCTACGACGCCGAACGCTGGCTGGCGACGGCGATCTACGATCCCAAAGGCAATTTTGTCGGCACCTTCGACGCTCGCCTCGATAGCCAGCGGGATGTGAATTACACCGATAGCGCCATTGAGCTAGGCGATTACGTCGCCAACCCCGATCACAAATCGATCCCGGTCAAGGTGGTGCCGGAGCAGTATTGGCAATGCCTGCTTTATCACGAGGACCGCTATCTCGGCGGGCCGCTGAACCCCTTTGGCATTGATCTCCTCGGCGTACTCAAGATTCCATTTTCCTCAGTCACGCGCACGATCGCCCGGCATCGACCGAGCCTGGGGGTGGGCGGATCAACTCTGCCCATGCAATTTGCGCGCGTGATCTACAAAACCCCGCCCAGTACCACAGAGGGCGGACTGACAAAGCTCCGGCGCAAATTCAGCGAGTGGTGGCTCGCCCCCGTCATCTATCGGGAACTGACGCGCGGGGGTGACGATACGTTACTGAAGCAGTGGGCGGCGAACCACATCTGGCTGGCGCAACGCACCGGCGGGCAGCCGCTGCACGGCGTTGAAGTCACGAGCCGCATCGTGTTCGGCAAGGAGGCCAAGGATCTCTCGATCGCCGAGCAGTTTGTCCTTGCCTCGGCCGTCAACCGCCCGATCATTCTGCTAGAGGGCAACGACCGGCTTAACGAGGTGCGTCTTGACCGCTGGCGCTACATTACTGAAGTGCGTGCGCGCACTTGCGCCGAAAAACTCATCACGGACGAGGCGGTCAAGAAGGACGTCGTGTTCGAACTGATGGCGCTCGGCGGCGGTCCACCCGATCCGAAGGTGAAGCCAAAGCTGCAAGAAGCCCTGCAGACCTATGCGCCGGCCCTGGCAAAGCGCGCTGAAGCCAATCCTGTGACGCGCGCCAATGTGCTGCTCGACGCGAGCAGGTTTGGCATCCGCGAAGAGATGAAGCAACTCTATGGCTATGCATGGCGTGACTACGTGCGCGGCGTGACGACGACATTCGACGTCGTGGAAAATCTCGCCTTCCGCCAGGTCATCGACCAGCGCCTGTCTGAAATCGACGGCAAGTGGGCAAGCCGGATGGATCCGGCCTACACCCTCGATCCCAAGAAAGTTGGCGAAGGCAAGCAGATGCCTGACGTCGTTGTCGTCGCGGCCGATGCGAACGGCAACATCGTGCGCTATTACGAGGGCGGGCAAACCGCGCCCTACTACGGCTCACAGCTGGCACGTGACGAACAGAGCGGACTCTATGATGCCACGCGCGAGGGGCGCATGGTGGCCTCGACTGGCAAGATGATCGCTGCAATCGCGATTGCCAACCAAGGGCGAGACACCATCGACAGCCTCTATCTCGATAACGAAGCTCCAGCGACCGGTTTGGAGACGTGCCTCAAGCACGGCCACGAACGACGCGGGCGCCGAGCCCTGGTGGCGTTTGCGTGCTCGCTCAACGGGCCCCTCATCAACCGCGGTGCGCTGGTTGGGCAACCGCCATTTCGCAAGCTGATCGACGGATTTGGATTTGCGATGCCGCCTGCATCGACTGAAGGCGGCACACCGCCATCGACGGCGGCAGTGCTGGGGCAAATCGCAGGCGCTCCTCGCCGCGTCCATCACATGTCGGCGGTTATTCTAGCCTCGCTGATCGGGCGCGGTGCGTCGCAAGTGCGCGCGCCGAGCCTCATTCAGAGCTACGACTACACATTCAAGGGTGAAGGAGGTGCAGGCATCGCAGCGACAAGCCCGCCGGGCATCGTGCCCAATAATCTCATCCGGCCGTCTTCAAGACCGCTGATCAAAGCACTGCTGCAAGCACCGCTTTGCTACCAGTCCAATGGCACCTCGTATGGCACGCTTAAGTCGCTGAGCCGCTGGTGTGCGACGCGGCGCGGAGACACACGTCTGCATTTCGCAAAGACCGGCACTCAGGTGTCGACTGATCCTGATGCAACCGTGGATACCTGGATCTCGGGCGGCATTCAGTTCGTGAATGGCGCTGCGTATTCCTACGTAGTCCTCGTCGGCACGGGCACACCGAGCCATCCTTGGGCTCGCGCGCTGCACGCATCTCAGGTGGCGACGCCTTTGCTCGATGGATTGCTGGATGATCTGGCGACTCATGCCAAGACGCATCCGCGCCGCGATTTGCTGCCCAAACGCCCAGTGCCACGCAAAACACCTATTGCAAGCGACGCTCCAAGCCGAGGTCAGGTCGGCAGCGCATCGGCGTATCGCGTCAAAGCGATGGAGACAACGGCGACGTTAACTCCTGGCGAACAGGCGCTGCGCAGTCTGATCGGACAGTAG